A window of Gopherus evgoodei ecotype Sinaloan lineage chromosome 13, rGopEvg1_v1.p, whole genome shotgun sequence contains these coding sequences:
- the GSC2 gene encoding homeobox protein goosecoid-2 encodes MRLIHPTARACKNLHGSQNELQTFHQIQRRTRRHRTIFTEDQLQALEALFNQNQYPDVITREHLANRIHLKEERVEVWFKNRRAKWRHQKRASASALLLQGTKKPSEENC; translated from the exons ATGAGGCTAATTCATCCCACTGCCAGGGCATGTAAGAATCTTCATGGGAGCCAGAACGAGCTGCAGACCTTCCATCAGATCCAAAGGCGGACCCGTCGGCACCGGACCATCTTCACTGAAGATCAGCTACAGGCCCTGGAGGCTCTTTTCAACCAGAACCAGTACCCAGATGTTATCACCAGAGAGCACCTGGCCAACCGCATCcatttgaaggaggagagagtAGAG GTTTGGTTTAAAAATCGACGGGCCAAGTGGAGGCATCAGAAAAGAGCTTCTGCTTCAGCTCTGCTCCTTCAAGGCACCAAGAAACCCTCGGAGGAGAACTGCTAA